The sequence taTTATGTTTAtctcaatacggttattcatttaaggagaataatggttactctgtttagttgaataataccttcaacggtcttgcacctaaaatgaatggtttatcgaatctcgatcgtagtgatacacatgttcgtgccaaaagatataagatagtaatgatagtaccacatacttgtggcactgccacttaagtcatattggtataaaacgcatgaagaagctccatattgatggatctttggactcagtcgtttttgaaaagattgagacatgcgaaccacgtctattggtatatacgcatgaagaaactccatgcagatggatcgtttggactcccttgtttttgaatcacttcagacatgcaaatcataccacatgggcaagatgactgaaaggcctcgttttcagtgagatggaacaagagagcaacttgttggaagtgatacatttgatgtgtgcaatccaatgagtgctgaggcatgcagtgaatatcgttatgctcttacttcacagatgatttgagtagattcttagtatatttacttgatgaaacacaaatctgaattattgaaaggttcaagtaatttcatagtgaagttgaagatcgtcgtgacaagaggataaaatgtctatgatatgatcatagagataaatatctgagttacgagtttggcacacaattaagacattgtggaaattgtttcacaactaataccgcctggaacaccatagtgtgatggtgtgtccgaacatcgtaactgcaccctattggatatggtgcataccatgatgtctcttatcgaactaacactatcgtttatgggttaggcattagacacaatcgcattcactttaatagggcaccacacaattccattaagatgacaccatatgaactatggtttagagaaatctaagctgtcatttcttataaagtttggggctgcgacgcttatgtgaaaaagtttcaggctcataagctcgaacccaaagcggataaatgcatcttcataggacacccaaaattagttgggtatacctcctgtctcagaccgggaagcaaaagggattgtttctagaatcgggtcctttctcgaggaaaagtttctctcgaaagaattgagtgggaggatggtggagacttgatgaggttactgaaccatcacttaaactagtgtgtagcagggcacaggaagttgttcttgtggcgcctacaccagttgaagtggaagctgatgatagtgatcatgaaacttcggatcaagtcactaccaaaccttgtaggtcgacaaggacgcgtactgcttcagagtggtgcggtaatcctgtcttgaaggtcatgttgctagacaacaatgaacctacgagctatggagaagcgatggtggaccCGGATtctgatgaatggctcgaggccataaaatccgagagaggatccatgtatgaaaccaaagtatagactttggaagaactacttgatggccgtaaggctgttgggtacagatggattttaaaatgaagacggacaatgatggtaaatatcaccattaagaaagctcgacttgtcatgaaGATGTTTTccagcaagttcaaggagttgactatgatgagactttctcacttgtagcgatgctaagagtctgttgaaattatattagcagttcctgcattatttataaaatcttgcagataggatgtcaaaacattgtttcctcaatgattttcttgaggaaaggttgtatgtgatacaaccagaaggttttgtcaatcctaaaagatgctaacaagtatgcaaagctccagcaatccttctaaggactggagtaagcatctcggagttggaatatatgctttgatgagatgatcaaagattttgggtttatacgaagtttattggaaacttgtatttccaaagaagtgagtgggagcactatagcatttctgatgagtatatattgttgacatattgttgatcggaaatgatgtagaatttatggaaagcatatagggttgtttgaaaagtgtttttcaatggaaaacctggattaagatacttgaacattgagcatcaagatctataaggatagatcaaaaatcgcttgataatactttcaaatgaatacgcaccgtgacaagattttgaaggagttcaaaatagatcggcaaagaaggagttcttggctgtgttataaggtgtgagtattgagtaagactcaagacctgaccatggctgaagagagagaaaggacgaaggtcgacccctatgctttagacgtaggctctacagcatgctatgctgtgtactgcacctgaagtgtgccttgccatgagtcagtcaaggggtacaagagtgatccagaaatggatcacaggacagcggtcaaagttatccttagtgactagtggactaaggaatttttctcgattatggaggtggtaaaatagttcgtcgtaaagggttacatcgatgcaaactttgacactaatctggatgactctgaatagtaaaccggattcatatagtagaacagttatttggaatagttccaaatagtgcgtggtagctgcatctacaagatgacatagagatttgtaaagcacacatggatctgaaaggttcaaacccattgactaataacctctctcacaagcgagatatgatcaaaccccatgggtgttggattcattatgatcacatagtgatgtgaactagattattgactctagtgcaagtgggagactgttggaaatatgccctagaggcaataataaaatggttattattatatttccttgttcatgataattgtctattgttcatgctataattgtattaactggaaaccgtaatacatgtgtgaatacatagaccacaacatgtccctagtgagcctctagttgactagatcgttgatcaatagatggttatggtttcctggccatggacattggatgtgattgataacgggatcacatcattaggagaatgatgtgatggacaagacccaatcctaagcatagcacaagatcgtgtagttcgtttgctaaaagcttttctaatgtcaagtatcatttccttagaccataagattcTGCAACTCTCGGATATcataagaatgctttgggtgtgccaaacatcacaacgtagctgggtggctataaaggtgcactacgggtatctccgaaagtgtctgttgggttggcacgaatcgagactgggatttgtcactccgtgtgatggagaggtatctctgggcccactcggtaatgcatcatcataatgagctcaatgtgactaagtagttagtcatgggatcatgcattacggaacgagtaaagtgacttgccggtaacgagattgaacgaggtattgggatactgacgatcgaatctcgggcaagtaacgtaccgattgacaaagggaattgtatacgggattgcttgaatccttgacatcgtggttcatccgatgagatcatcgtggaacatgtgggatccaacatgggtatccagatcccgctgttggttattgtccagagagctatctcggtcatgtctgcatgattcccgaacccgtagggtctacacacttaaggttcggtgatgctagagttgttatgggaattagtgtgcagttaccgaatgttgttcagagtctaggatgagatcccggacgtcacgaggagttccagaatggtccggaggtaaagatttatatatgggaagtcctattttggccaccgaaaaatgttcgggatttttcggtattgtaccgggaaggttgtagaaggttctggagtggggcccacctgcatggggggacccacatgaacgtgggtagtgggggaaaggccccacacccctggtcaaggcgcaccaagatccccccttagaaggaataagatcatatcccgaagggataagatcaagatctctaaaaaagggggataacaatcggtggggaaggaaatgatgggatttctttcctcccacctttgcgaacgccccaatggacttggagggcaagaaaccagccccctccacccctatatataatggggaggcgcatgggagcttcacccttcccctggcgcagccctctccctccccaacacctcctcctccgtagtagtgcttggcgaagctctgccggagaactgcaagctccaccaccacgccgtcgtgctgccggagctctccctcaacttctcctctccccttgctggatcaagaaggaggagacgtccccgggctgtacgtgtgttgaacgcggaggcaccgttgttcggtgcttagatcggattcggccgcgatctgaatcgcttagtgaacgactccaccgaccgcgttcttgcaacgcttacgcatcacgatcttcaagggtatgaagatgcactcccctctctctcgttgctagttactccatagattgatcttggtgatgcgtagaaaattttgaatttctgctacgttccccaacatgatgaactgaccttgtacaaaccctaggcccctccggtgtgtatataaattggagggattagtccgtagaggctattcTCATTACCATCATcggaatattcataggctagacatctagggtttagctattacaatcttgaggtagatcaactcttgtaatctctatactcTTCGAATATAATtaaccaggagtagggttttacctcctttaagagggcccgaacttgggtagaCATTGTGTCCCCTAgtcccctgttaccatcgatccttagacgcacagcttgggcccctctacccgagatctgttggttttgacaccgacaaagatctttatcggttgaactgcaatgtcaacatacgttattccctttgtcattggtatgttactttcccgagattcgatcatcggtatcctcatacctagttcaatctcgttaccggaaagtctctttactcgtttcgtagtgcaccatcccataactaactcattagtcacattgcttgcaaggcttcatatgatgtgcattaccgagagggcccagagatacctctccgatactcggagagacaaatcctaaactcggtctatgccaacccaacaaacaccttcggtgatacctgtagagcatctttataatcacccagttatgttgtgacatttgatagcaaacaaggcattcctccggtgtccgggagttgcataatctcatagtcggaggaatatatatttgacacgaagaaagcagtagcaataaaactgaacgatcattgtgctaagctaacggatgggtcttgtccatcacatcattccactaatgatgtgatcctgtttatcgaatgacaactcatgtccatggctaggaaacttaaccatctttgatcaacgagctagtctagtagaggcatactagggacactttgttttgtctatgtattcacacatgtatcaagtttccagttaatacaattctagcatgaataataaacatttatcatgaataagaaaatataaaatacaactttattattgcctctagggcatatttccttcagcttatTGTTTTTCTCCAGGTATGCAATGTGACACATGTTCATGTGATTGGTTCCCTCCAAGTTGACAACGAGTGCAAGGCAGGCATTGCAAGTGGACTTGGTGTCCTTGGCAATCTTCTTCTCCAATTAGCTGAGATGTTCACCCAAAAGATCACGGTCAAGGGGTGACCCATTAGCATGTACCTCAAATCGGCACATACGCTCGTTCATGTTGATGGGTGCGGCTTTTGCATGTAGTTGAGATCGGTGAGATATTTCTTCTCGCATCCTCTGGGCGGCTTGACAGATTTGCGAGCGCCAATCATGAACTTCTTGCTAGTAACTTGTCACAATGACGTATCCTGATAAGTGACCGCTAACAATATATGTATGGTATTTGGTGTGCCCACCATGATGGTTTGGGTTCCCTTGCTTgtaggttgataacccacaagtgtaggggatatattGTAGCCCTTTTTGATAAAAGGATGTTGAACCCAATACTGATGTGTTGTTCTGATTTGAACAACTAACATATTTATGATTATACCCTCTATGCAAGATTCCACAAATACAAGAACATTAATTAAGATAACATTTAATCATAGTATTAAATTCTAGAGTTTCAATAGCTCCGCATGCAACAATTCATAAACTTAGGGTTTGGTAATATTTGTCACTCCAACCACCCATCATAGTTAAACTAATCATACTACCCACTCGTCTAGGCCCTTAATGCTTAAGTGATATGCATTCGATGTTGAAGCAAGAAGCACCAAGAACTGCCACAACCAACCGCACCTCCTGGAGATCACCGAAGACCAAACTCCAGCACTAGGCGCTAGATCCACCAATGGCCGACCAGACGCACCGCGAGCCGTCGTGCCCTACCGAGCACCATGTCGGCAAGGAGCAGAGGAACACTGCCCGAGGCCAAGAACCTCCATGATTATGGGCTGCAGCCATGCATCAAGCACGCCAACGAGCCCGCTGGAGACCAGATCTGATGCGCTCACATCATGAAGCCAACCTTCCCCACACCCACCTTCCTCCCCCCACCCCTGCCTAATAAGCACAACCTAGCTCCCACCGGCGAGCAGCCACCACCGCGCCCCAAGACTCCAGATCGGAAGTTCGCGTTCACCAAGACCCACCAATCCAACCACCATGAGCGCTCATCAAAGTGCGGCGCATGGACAGCATCAACCGTGCAAGACAGCCACTGCCACCAACCTCTTCCTACCACACACCGCAGTGCAGCCAGCAGCCACCGTCGCGCCTCGAAGCTCGTCGGCATGGCCACACTCGAGTCATTAGCGCCATAAATGGGCGGCATGGGTGCCCCGACCTCGCCGGTAGCGAAGACCCTAGACAACACCGCGGAGCTCCATTACAGGGCCAATTGTCACGCCAGCCGGCATCCTGTGCCTCATGCCACCTAAGCCCAAGCAACACCCCGATGTTGTCGTTGGCCACACGGGCTTCACCCGGCGACGTCCTCTGACGGCGGCGTGGGGAATAAGGGGTGGTGCAGGGTGGCAGCGGCTAGGTTAGAGAGCCACGTGAGTCGCCTTGTAAGAGCGACGCGGGGGCGTTTTCTTCATACCATCTACCCTACAACACGTGTACAATATTATGCATGCTGCATCACTATCAATATATTCCTACAGGATAGTTTTTCATTCTACAATACAAATCGATTTGATTCCACAAAACAAGAGAATAacataaactaaaaataaaagtaaGTTATATAAAAAGTGAGCTATCATATATGCTCACAGTATGGCACCCAATTGTCCACGCCGTTGGCTATGGCTAGATACCGTTCTGGATCTTATCAATTCATGCATTGCCTTTTGTGGTTTTGAAATATATTAGCTAAAGCTTCTGATGCGTGCAGATGGAAAAGATAATTAAAGTAGGTAGTCGCCAATGAGAGGGCATCGATCTCTTTCTGTAGCTTCCAGGCCGGTGCTCGCCGCGCTTATCTCACCTGGTCGACAGCTTACAGTATATGTGCACTGCATAAGATGCCGCGATCCGAGATCGGTCGACTGCAATCTATCGTACATACATGACATCAACTTGACCTGATAGCATTATCCTAAGCATAGACGTAAAGTATATGAATGCATGACCTCTTTATTTAAAATCGAGTCTAGCATATATTGGATCAATAGCATGTCCGATATATAACCAGATAATGGGGTAGCTGAACCCGGAAGAACAAAGGGGAAgtccttttttttttttgaacagaGGATTTTTTTTAACGGAGGGAAAAGTCCTAGTTGTATACATACCTTCTCTCCCCTCGGGCTCTCGCGACcgcgtcgcccccgcgggcgaccggccgcgccccgGCTCCTCCTCCGCCAGCTCCCCCTCATTCCCCCCTCCCCGCCGGCGTTCGCCGATGGGCCTGGCCCGGGCgacgctggtggcggcggcccccAGCCATTCCCCTCTCGGTTGCTCTCCGGCGCGGGGCGGAGGGCGCCGGGGGGTGTTCCCTAGGCGGCGGCGGTCCGGCGTGGGGGCGGGGCTTCCTGGCGCGGCGCGGGAGATCAGCTGGACGGCGGCGTCGCcgttggcggcggggtggcgcggcggcgtggccaggcggcgcccgctcggcccagatctaggcccttCAGGCCCCATCTGGGTCCGGGCGGGCCGACGGCGGGGCGGGTCGACGGCGTGGCTCCCAGGAGGCGGGGGAGCGGCGATGGGCGTTGGGGTGCTGGCGGTGCTGGCGCTGCCCTGCTGCAGCGTGGCCGGCGGGGCTTAGCGGGCCTGAttcgggcctggccgggccaggggtggcctggtatgcccTGCTGCTGCGTCCGGACGGcgaccgcgacggtgccggaggctcGAGCCTCCTGCACGACGGCggaggaggtggttccctcccgcgcGGCTACGGCTCTGCTGCTCCCATCGTCCAACGCCTCCTCCCCGTTCTCTTGGCCTCGTGGTGGCGATCTCAGTGAGACGGCGTGGGTGGCGTTGCGACCGCGGTGGCGCATGCTGGTGGACGGCGAGCTGGTTGGTTGGCTTCGATCCGGTTGGGCGGTGGGGTTTGGAGttgggagaaatccttgccggaTCTTCCGGCTCCGGTGCGGTGACGcctgcgggtgccaccattcctccCTGGAGGGTGCTGGTGGTCTTCATTCCCCTCTACCCTCCGtgtgccgggggaaaccctaggatacgtccgggcagcagcgtcgtcggcgtcgtttccttcctggaggtgctgcttggtacacGGAGGATCGAAACCTAGGATCGTGGTGGGTAGATTTCGGAGGGTGCAGCGGTTGTAGGTCATTCGCGTCTGTCGAGCTGCCGGTGTTGGCattgtttctctttcttttttctttggcttGTTGTGCTGCTCGCCCCAACGTCTGCTCTGTAATCGGTGTtggtgctttggaatacaaagcggggaaaaccctttttcggtaagtcCTAGTTGTACCCTCATACCAATGTACTCTCTTTCCTCACCGTCCATTCTCGCATCAAAGTTGGTGCACAAAaacttctcttttttgtttcttcctAAATAAAAGAACATTTGAACCTGAAACTTTATAGATAAACATCACACAAGTACTATCATGTGACGATAAGGTTTCGGATTTTTTGGCACAAGATAATTTTTTTAAATGATACAATTcatttgaaatttgaatttaacAAATGTATGTTTCATCAAAAATTCCTAAAAAATTTATATAATGAGTAACACCTATGTGTAGTTGATTTGCAACGTTTCAAGGTCAATTGTTCTCCTCtttggaagaaacaaaaaagagaaattacTCTATAAGGATAGCGAGAATCTTGACACAAGTTGAATGGTATAGACAGAGGATACTGATATGAGGGTACAAAAAATCCACACTCAAGAGCACAaacaattttaaacaaaggggagaTTTGAGCTTCGACTATATGCTTCAAAAATCTGTTGAAGCCCACTATAAGTCTTGCCGGCCATGGGCAACATTGAGAAATACAGTCATAAAAAAATTGTTGAAGATGAAACCTCATTGAATTACCATAATAGTAGACCGACACGTAAGATGAAGATTGGCAATCGCGCGGAGGTATAACCCCGGCCTTGGCTGGAAACCATGCTAGTATTGTTAGACTTGGCAGACGACCTTTTGCTCGAATGGATTTGAAAGAAGGAACTATTGAAGAAAACAATGTTTTCGCCGATGATGCCATGGAGCCGCGCTGACAAACAACACGAATAATCAATCCGTTGTCCGCTAAGAACAATGGTGATAGAAACACTAAAGCTCGTAGGTAACACTGCATCAAGCGCCACCGAGATGGGATTGGAGTCGAAGGACTTTTATTCAAGATAACGCCATCACCGTCGGAGTAATTGATGCTACTGATGTTGGTGATAGTACCTTGGTTATACTTTTGGATTAGAGGTGGGGCGTGGTGAAACCATCAAAGGTTGGATATGGGCTCTAGACCCTTTACAGTGGAAACATATGTTCTaaatactagatgataccccatgCGTTGTTGTGGAAATTGGTTGCAATATATTTCAATATGTTTGGTACATGAAACATTTTGGCTAGTACTATGAGAAATAAATCTGAAAATGCCCATGactgattttatttatttattgtgtcatgtaaaatatttattgaatataagtagcaTAACAGTTTTTCATGCATGGTTGCATGCTGAGGTGAATCTTTTCCCGGTCGCGTGTTAATGTGGAAATTTTTTCATGCATAGGCGTATGTTGATGTGGCCTCCTTGTATGTTAAGATAAATAAATTTAATTAGTGGAGATCACCTACTTAgttatataagattttatttttTAGGCTTTTATTGTAAGCACCATTGAATTAGCCAACTAATTTTTACTAATTAATATCAATTAGTGCACAACGATAATCCTTTTTAGAGTTTTCTAGTGGGGTGTACGTAAAAAAACATTCCTATAACAAATATAATGTGGTGCAATCCAATCCTCGCATATGATAAGTATGTATATCTCCAAAGTGTAAAATATTAATGTATAAGTGTTTATTGATTAGTATATATATCTTCAAAGTGTAAAATATTAATGTATATTTTTATGGGTAATATATTAATATCAAAGTGATATCAATTACACTCAGCCTCTACAACAACACAATATCAAGAACTAGTCGAGACACTGAGGGTGCATACAAccaaaaaggaaaaagggaaagaaGTAAAAACAAAGAGAGACGACGCGATCAACGACACGCAATAAAACAACTGCAACACCAACATTACCCTGAACAACACATGAACTATGAGCAAGATTCCTAGAAAATAGCGCATTCAATGCCCAAGAGCTCCCGTCACTGCATCCAACAATTGAAGATCGGGTTAGCGTTCTCATCCCGGAGAGCATGTCTAAGGAATGTCCAAAGAAATGCTCTCAACAAGGGCGTGTAGCGTAAAACACCGCCATTTATAAGGTACAACCAAAGAAGGTCAAATCTAGGGTTTTCTTCCAATAGCTCAAGTCATGGTACTCGGAGCGCACCACCAACCGAAGTCGCCGTGTATTATCATCGCCACTTGCCGAACAAGCATGTTGCATGGAAGGGAACACCTGCACACGATGATCACGGGAAATTAAAATACAAACCGTTCCATGACATACAGGACCGGAAAAGGACATCACCACATCATCAAAGCCATGCTCTTCTAAACACGAAATGCCGCACCTCACGGCCGGAGAGGCGAACGTCATCACGGGAGGTTCAACACGTTGTACGCATGCACGTGCCACAGAGCCATTGTAGTAGAGGCCGATGGCGCCTAGACGTGGCAAGCCAAAGCCGTAGTATTCCCGCTCCCTATTCGCGTCGCCGCCGTTGATGCTGCATCGCCGACCAAGCCGTCAGCCAGCCTTCGAACAGCAGCTGGACCACCACCGCCAGATCAGGGGAGGTGCCGATGTATATGTGTGATGGAAAATAATTATAAATAACAAACAGGAGACGATAGTAAACTAGTACGTAGCTACTATGATCAATATGCAATGCAACTACAAAACTGGCGGCAGCAAGGGACGTTGCAAAGGCCATCGAAAATTCAGTGCATCTTTGGCGGCAGGCGGGCGTATCATGTTTGGAGAGCCCCTCCTGGGATCCGCCATGAGATATAGGCCATTGTAATTCCACTCTTCCTTCGGTCAGCAAAGCTTTGGCCGAAGCAAGGTCGTTGTAATCTTTTTCTGTACTGGTCTTAGGACCCTCCAACGCACCCTTGTTTTTCCATTGATTTctgctaatgatatgaaaagccagcgattgctggatctttcaaaaaaaaatgcAACTACAAAACTTGTAGGTTAAAGACGGCATGTGCCATTGATAATGAACTGTTTATATTTATCAGCTAGCTCTTTGAAAAACGATGATTGTACACCTGAGTGCACAAATAGCACTGGGATTACAACACGAACATCACCCGTACGTAAAACTCGCTCCTAGCGAGCTATAAGCCTTGCTATTGCCGGAACAGGATTGAAAAAACCTGTTCGATCGACACTAACCAGGCCATTAGTTAAGTTATTCTAAGGAAATGCATATACTTGACACTCTTTGACAAAATTTTATTTTTCCCAAGTGGCACCTGCATTCCTCTAAAGCCAGAGGGCACCTGCATTCCTCAGCATTGGGACCAGCTCGCCGCTGAGATGCATGGACATGACCCTGTTTGTCCCGCCGACAAGCTTCCCGCCGATGAACACCACCGGAACAGACGGGCCTTTCCCGAGCATCTTGAGGAGAGCTCTCTCCATCTCCTTTCCCTTGGGGTCTTGGTCGAGCTCGTGCACCAGTGCATTGACACCCAGGTCGCAGAAGAGCCGCGCCACGGTGTGGCACATGCAGCAGGAGCTCAGGCTGAAGATCACCACCGCTCTCTCCGACGCCAGC comes from Triticum aestivum cultivar Chinese Spring chromosome 5B, IWGSC CS RefSeq v2.1, whole genome shotgun sequence and encodes:
- the LOC123115849 gene encoding putative glutaredoxin-C14 gives rise to the protein MDRVMKLASERAVVIFSLSSCCMCHTVARLFCDLGVNALVHELDQDPKGKEMERALLKMLGKGPSVPVVFIGGKLVGGTNRVMSMHLSGELVPMLRNAGALWL